The Halogeometricum rufum genome has a segment encoding these proteins:
- a CDS encoding ferredoxin--NADP reductase — translation MTLSVTVADVHRMTPDVKQFRLVADDHTFEYEPGQHTMVHFESDGEEEARPYTAANLPGTDQLVLAIKRYEDGNGSVFMHERTPGDEIEVEEVDGNLRVRDFDRDAVFCATGTGITPLYPMVKQYAREGSGDAHLLFGERDQEHLIFRESLDQLRAENENLSVDYVLSDAEDDAWNGRTGHVQDHLPDAVGDVEGTDCYVCGVPEMVVEARDVLESAGVDESNVYTEGWESDAAEE, via the coding sequence ATGACGCTCAGCGTCACCGTCGCCGACGTGCATCGGATGACGCCGGACGTGAAGCAGTTCCGACTCGTCGCCGACGACCACACGTTCGAGTACGAACCGGGACAGCACACGATGGTCCACTTCGAGAGCGACGGCGAGGAGGAGGCCCGTCCGTACACGGCGGCGAACCTCCCCGGAACGGACCAACTCGTCCTCGCCATCAAGCGCTACGAGGACGGCAACGGTTCCGTGTTCATGCACGAACGGACGCCGGGCGACGAAATCGAGGTAGAGGAAGTCGACGGCAACCTCCGCGTCCGCGACTTCGACCGGGACGCCGTCTTCTGCGCCACCGGGACGGGTATCACACCCCTGTATCCGATGGTCAAGCAGTACGCCCGGGAGGGGTCGGGCGACGCTCACCTCCTGTTCGGCGAACGCGACCAGGAACACCTCATCTTCCGCGAGAGCCTCGACCAACTCCGCGCGGAGAACGAGAACCTCAGCGTCGACTACGTCCTCTCGGACGCCGAGGACGACGCGTGGAACGGGCGAACCGGCCACGTGCAGGACCACCTGCCCGACGCCGTCGGCGACGTGGAAGGGACGGACTGCTACGTCTGCGGCGTCCCGGAGATGGTCGTCGAGGCCCGCGACGTCCTCGAGTCCGCGGGCGTCGACGAGTCGAACGTCTACACCGAGGGCTGGGAGTCGGACGCGGCCGAGGAGTAG
- a CDS encoding HAD family hydrolase, whose amino-acid sequence MTRYDAVVFDSDGVLVEPPARETQLGAIRSAFRELGVESPPADHVRDLSHDVRPDRLDAIADHHGLDAATLWTARERCDEQSQFEAFRAGSRQRYDDVTAIADLPPNRGVVSNNHHSTVAFKLDFFELEPLFDTFYGREMTVESLTLKKPNTHYLDRAIADLNAENPLYVGDSESDVVAAHRAGADSAFVRRDHTRDAALSVTPTYEVDTLADLPDIVV is encoded by the coding sequence GTGACACGATACGACGCGGTGGTGTTCGACAGCGACGGCGTCCTCGTCGAACCGCCGGCCCGCGAGACGCAACTCGGAGCGATTCGCTCGGCGTTTCGGGAACTCGGCGTCGAGAGTCCGCCGGCGGACCACGTCCGCGACCTCTCGCACGACGTGCGCCCCGACCGTCTCGACGCGATAGCCGACCACCACGGACTCGACGCCGCGACGCTCTGGACCGCGCGCGAACGGTGCGACGAGCAGTCGCAGTTCGAGGCGTTCAGAGCGGGGTCCCGACAGCGCTACGACGACGTGACGGCCATCGCCGACCTGCCGCCGAACCGCGGCGTCGTGAGCAACAACCACCACTCGACGGTCGCCTTCAAACTCGACTTCTTCGAGTTAGAACCGCTGTTCGACACGTTCTACGGCCGCGAGATGACCGTCGAGAGCCTCACCCTGAAGAAGCCGAACACCCACTACCTCGACCGGGCGATAGCCGACCTGAACGCCGAGAACCCGCTGTACGTCGGCGACAGCGAGAGCGACGTGGTGGCGGCCCACCGCGCCGGCGCGGACTCGGCGTTCGTCCGCCGCGACCACACCCGCGACGCGGCCCTCTCGGTGACGCCGACGTACGAAGTCGACACGCTCGCCGACCTGCCGGACATCGTCGTCTGA
- a CDS encoding YqjF family protein, protein MSRPFLTAHWRNLCNLTYAVPPERLEPLCPAGVDLEVRDGESYVSLVGFDFDDTRVLGVPWPGYRAFPELNLRFYVRHEGERGVVFVREFVPKRLVAWMARTLYDEPYRRAPMASDRRVESDRLTYSLGVTYGGRRHTVRVSTANRSPSVPAEDTDAHFFKEHTWGFGTNRRGRTLRYRVEHPTWAVYDLDSVRIDVDYAALYGDEWAFLNDAEPVHTLFAKGSEVAVYPPETL, encoded by the coding sequence ATGTCACGTCCGTTCCTCACCGCTCACTGGCGAAACCTCTGCAACCTCACGTACGCCGTCCCGCCGGAGCGACTGGAACCGCTCTGCCCGGCGGGCGTCGACTTGGAGGTCCGCGACGGCGAGAGCTACGTCAGCCTCGTCGGCTTCGACTTCGACGACACCCGGGTGCTGGGCGTCCCGTGGCCCGGCTATCGCGCGTTCCCCGAACTCAACCTCCGGTTTTACGTCCGGCACGAGGGCGAACGCGGCGTCGTCTTCGTCCGGGAGTTCGTCCCGAAGCGACTCGTCGCGTGGATGGCCCGGACGCTGTACGACGAACCGTACCGACGCGCGCCGATGGCCAGCGACCGGCGGGTCGAGTCGGACCGTCTGACCTACTCGCTCGGGGTCACCTACGGCGGGCGTCGGCACACGGTGCGCGTCTCGACGGCGAACCGGTCGCCGTCCGTCCCGGCCGAGGACACCGACGCCCACTTCTTCAAGGAGCACACGTGGGGCTTCGGTACGAACCGGCGCGGCCGGACGCTTCGCTACCGGGTCGAACACCCGACGTGGGCCGTGTACGACCTCGACTCGGTTCGAATCGACGTGGACTACGCCGCCCTGTACGGCGACGAGTGGGCGTTCCTGAACGACGCGGAGCCGGTTCACACGCTCTTCGCGAAGGGTTCGGAGGTGGCCGTCTACCCGCCGGAGACGCTGTGA
- a CDS encoding alpha/beta fold hydrolase: MTAELRASDDADAPEAGVSTVTVGDGRHVAYAEYGDPEGVPVVFLHGTPGSRRLAALFDDAARRAGVRVLAIDRPGYGRSSPWPGRTLRDTGAFVTAVLDDAGVTRAGVVGFSGGGPHALAVAATHGERVRRVDVVAGAVPPSLASSKPAALRAFEVLAAATPTLARGLARVQSWVAARASPSAVVSQYTADGADVPDDVAELVRRDFVEAFARHRSGFVAETRLLSSEWDVAVESVTVPVRFWHGDRDTNVPVAGARRLADRLPNATLTTFEDADHLRTLLRAREAVFDRDGATADESAADADAVAAADSSSRS, encoded by the coding sequence ATGACAGCAGAACTCCGAGCGAGCGACGACGCCGACGCGCCCGAGGCCGGGGTCAGCACCGTCACCGTGGGCGACGGTCGGCACGTCGCGTACGCCGAGTACGGCGACCCCGAAGGCGTGCCGGTCGTGTTCCTCCACGGGACGCCGGGGTCGCGCCGCCTCGCGGCCCTGTTCGACGACGCGGCGCGGCGCGCGGGCGTCCGCGTTCTCGCCATCGACCGGCCGGGCTACGGGCGTTCGAGTCCGTGGCCGGGGCGGACGCTGCGGGACACCGGCGCGTTCGTCACGGCCGTGCTGGACGACGCGGGCGTCACGCGCGCCGGCGTCGTCGGCTTCTCCGGCGGCGGCCCGCACGCCCTCGCCGTCGCCGCCACGCACGGCGAACGCGTCCGGCGCGTGGACGTCGTCGCCGGCGCGGTACCCCCGTCGCTGGCGTCGTCGAAACCGGCCGCGCTCCGCGCCTTCGAGGTGCTGGCCGCGGCGACGCCGACGCTGGCGCGGGGACTGGCGCGCGTCCAGTCGTGGGTGGCCGCGCGGGCGTCGCCGTCGGCCGTCGTCTCGCAGTACACCGCGGACGGCGCGGACGTGCCCGACGACGTTGCCGAACTCGTCAGGCGCGACTTCGTAGAGGCGTTCGCGCGACACCGGAGCGGGTTCGTCGCCGAGACGCGACTGCTCTCGTCGGAGTGGGACGTCGCCGTCGAGTCGGTGACGGTGCCGGTCCGCTTCTGGCACGGCGACAGGGACACGAACGTGCCCGTCGCGGGCGCGCGGCGACTCGCGGACCGACTGCCGAACGCGACGCTGACTACGTTCGAAGACGCGGACCACCTGCGCACCCTGCTTCGCGCGCGAGAGGCGGTCTTCGACCGGGACGGCGCGACGGCCGACGAGTCGGCGGCCGACGCCGACGCCGTGGCGGCCGCCGATTCGTCGTCTCGGTCGTAA
- a CDS encoding helix-turn-helix domain-containing protein, with translation MRRVTFEVSYPAALVHPLHRRLAEEEGVSRMELLMWGPTTNVTTLSWFDADPATVRKVLTAVGSLSSASLVADDGGTYAFVHQTGFEFDDALLDLLAAASVVFLPPVTFFADGTATFDAVGETAALSEFYRRLGDLLKTRIRRVHDFRRGPPAGNLTARQAAALEAAVGVGYYDVPRTGTVADVADELDCASSTAGELLRKAESAVVSAFVADGSPAADG, from the coding sequence ATGCGACGCGTCACGTTCGAGGTGTCCTACCCGGCGGCGTTGGTCCACCCGCTTCACCGGCGACTCGCCGAGGAAGAGGGCGTCTCGCGCATGGAACTGCTGATGTGGGGGCCGACGACGAACGTGACGACGCTCTCGTGGTTCGACGCGGATCCGGCGACCGTACGGAAGGTGCTCACCGCCGTCGGCTCTCTGTCGTCGGCGAGTCTGGTCGCCGACGACGGGGGCACGTACGCCTTCGTCCACCAGACGGGGTTCGAGTTCGACGACGCCCTCCTCGACCTCCTCGCGGCGGCGAGCGTGGTGTTTCTCCCGCCGGTGACGTTCTTCGCGGACGGCACCGCGACGTTCGACGCCGTCGGCGAGACGGCGGCCCTGAGCGAGTTCTACCGCCGACTGGGGGACCTGCTGAAGACGCGAATCCGGCGCGTCCACGACTTCCGGCGCGGCCCGCCCGCGGGGAACCTCACGGCGAGGCAGGCGGCGGCGCTGGAGGCGGCGGTGGGCGTCGGCTACTACGACGTCCCGCGGACCGGCACGGTTGCCGACGTGGCCGACGAACTCGACTGCGCGTCCAGCACGGCGGGCGAACTCCTGCGGAAAGCCGAGTCCGCCGTCGTCTCCGCGTTCGTGGCGGACGGGTCGCCCGCCGCGGACGGGTGA
- a CDS encoding FAD-dependent oxidoreductase, which yields MGTSRQPDVLVVGGGLAGLTVANYLRRQGREPTVVERAADWRETGYGIGLWHDGISVLDELDRLAATRRAATDPDAFEVRAAGGRVLSRASLPAGQTLLLVVHRADLHAALRETVPDEWIRMGTAPERIDERDDGVVVTFEDGTAETFDLVVGADGVHSTVRAECFDDWTKRAFDTYVWSLWTDGRPSLDAEMVSLWGPGSEGFLARVGDRVGFNLAARLDAPPDPPARERLRTQAERIGWRLPGLLDAADDDPFFDRVREVTCARWHTDRVVLVGDAAHAVHPISGMGASLALRDARVLAQELATAPPDDPSSALARFERRRREDARRARREARFEAALTFVESPHLRRLRDWAVAHTPLFETFVKRRARD from the coding sequence ATGGGAACGTCCAGACAGCCGGACGTCCTCGTCGTCGGCGGCGGACTGGCCGGGCTAACCGTCGCGAACTACCTGCGACGCCAGGGCCGCGAACCGACCGTCGTCGAACGAGCCGCCGACTGGCGCGAGACGGGGTACGGCATCGGTCTCTGGCACGACGGCATCTCGGTCCTCGACGAACTCGACCGCCTCGCGGCGACGCGACGCGCGGCGACGGACCCGGACGCGTTCGAGGTTCGCGCCGCCGGAGGGCGGGTCCTCTCCCGGGCGTCCCTCCCCGCGGGGCAGACGCTCTTGCTCGTCGTCCATCGGGCGGACCTGCACGCCGCCCTCCGCGAGACGGTCCCCGACGAGTGGATACGGATGGGCACCGCCCCCGAACGCATCGACGAACGGGACGACGGCGTGGTCGTCACCTTCGAGGACGGGACCGCCGAGACGTTCGACCTCGTCGTCGGCGCGGACGGCGTCCACTCGACCGTTCGCGCCGAGTGCTTCGACGACTGGACGAAGCGGGCGTTCGACACCTACGTCTGGTCGCTGTGGACCGACGGGCGTCCGAGCCTCGACGCCGAGATGGTGAGCCTCTGGGGTCCGGGAAGCGAGGGGTTCCTCGCCCGCGTCGGCGACCGGGTCGGGTTCAACCTCGCCGCCCGACTGGACGCGCCGCCGGACCCGCCGGCGCGCGAGCGACTGCGGACGCAGGCGGAGCGAATCGGCTGGCGACTGCCCGGCCTCCTCGACGCGGCCGACGACGACCCGTTCTTCGACCGCGTCCGAGAGGTCACCTGCGCGCGGTGGCACACCGACCGCGTCGTCCTCGTCGGCGACGCCGCCCACGCCGTCCACCCCATCTCCGGGATGGGGGCGTCGTTGGCCCTCCGGGACGCGCGCGTCCTCGCGCAGGAACTCGCCACCGCACCCCCCGACGACCCGTCGTCCGCACTGGCCCGGTTCGAGCGCCGTCGCCGCGAGGACGCGCGCCGCGCGCGACGCGAGGCGCGCTTCGAGGCGGCGCTGACGTTCGTCGAGTCCCCCCACCTCCGGCGACTGCGCGACTGGGCGGTCGCTCACACGCCGCTGTTCGAGACGTTCGTGAAGCGGCGGGCCCGCGACTGA
- a CDS encoding Mrp/NBP35 family ATP-binding protein — MTHSIDTAADLRDSLRRVEDADLGDDVVSTGLVREVTLEGDTARVDLALGAVHAPTDERLASDVREVVREAGFDPELTATPERTPGAESVLPNVDAVVAVASGKGGVGKSTVASNVAAGLADRGASVGLFDADVYGPNAPRMLGANATPDVETVDGEKRLVPPENHGVTVASVGSLVGDDDPVVWRGPMAHSALTDLFEDVAWGSLDYLVVDLPPGTGDAQLSVLQTLPVTGAVVVTTPQAVATDDTRRSMRAFGEFDTPVLGVVENMRTFVCPDCGSAHDVFGAGGGESLAEETGLPYLGSLPLDPQVRAGGDEGRPAVLGDGETAETLRTLAGRVADQVGLLRRHRRMKNVAPPTESAP; from the coding sequence ATGACCCACTCCATCGACACCGCAGCCGACCTGCGCGACAGCCTCCGTCGCGTCGAGGACGCCGACCTCGGCGACGACGTCGTATCGACCGGCCTCGTCCGCGAGGTGACACTCGAGGGCGACACCGCCCGCGTGGACCTCGCGCTCGGGGCCGTCCACGCGCCGACCGACGAACGACTCGCGAGCGACGTCCGGGAGGTGGTTCGCGAGGCGGGCTTCGACCCCGAACTCACCGCGACGCCCGAGCGCACGCCCGGCGCGGAGTCGGTGCTACCGAACGTGGACGCCGTCGTCGCCGTCGCGTCCGGGAAGGGCGGCGTCGGGAAGTCGACCGTCGCCTCGAACGTCGCGGCCGGGCTGGCCGACCGCGGCGCGTCGGTCGGGCTGTTCGACGCCGACGTGTACGGGCCGAACGCGCCGCGGATGCTGGGGGCGAACGCGACCCCCGACGTCGAGACGGTCGACGGCGAGAAGCGGCTGGTCCCCCCGGAGAACCACGGCGTGACGGTGGCGAGCGTCGGGTCGCTCGTCGGCGACGACGACCCGGTCGTCTGGCGCGGCCCGATGGCCCACAGCGCCCTGACCGACCTGTTCGAGGACGTGGCGTGGGGGAGCCTCGACTACCTCGTCGTGGACCTCCCGCCGGGGACCGGCGACGCGCAACTGTCGGTCCTGCAGACCCTGCCGGTGACGGGCGCCGTCGTCGTGACGACGCCGCAGGCCGTCGCGACGGACGACACCCGCCGGAGCATGCGGGCGTTCGGCGAGTTCGACACGCCCGTCCTCGGCGTGGTCGAGAACATGCGCACGTTCGTCTGCCCGGACTGCGGGTCGGCCCACGACGTGTTCGGCGCGGGCGGCGGCGAGTCGCTGGCCGAGGAGACGGGCCTGCCGTACCTCGGGTCGCTCCCGCTGGACCCGCAGGTCCGCGCGGGCGGCGACGAGGGGCGGCCGGCCGTCCTCGGCGACGGGGAGACGGCCGAGACGCTCCGGACGCTGGCGGGCCGCGTCGCCGACCAGGTGGGCCTGCTCCGCCGCCACCGCCGCATGAAGAACGTCGCGCCGCCGACGGAGTCCGCGCCGTGA
- a CDS encoding TorD/DmsD family molecular chaperone has protein sequence MSAAAPSDDLPATDPAVCRTRARVYDLLAACLDGDVDAFVAAAERGDFARLSSSLPVDLDAEFADDYDREALSVGYDNLFVVPGAHYVPPFASAHATEPSTDYESDSAYHAAAAGGELLGEPAAAVARLYGVAGFEPTRGDGIPDHVAATFEFLGTLAAAEADRREAGAREAADALRELQRRALARLGWLDAFHERVRDEDRVEGAFAALVGVARTFAAWDARAGVGPSGADDGTAASNGTEEPPETADGPPEVTDDAP, from the coding sequence ATGAGCGCCGCCGCCCCGAGCGACGACCTGCCGGCGACCGACCCGGCGGTGTGCCGGACGCGAGCGCGGGTCTACGACCTGCTCGCGGCCTGCCTCGACGGCGACGTCGACGCGTTCGTCGCGGCCGCGGAGCGCGGCGACTTCGCCCGCCTCTCGTCGTCGCTTCCGGTTGACCTCGACGCGGAGTTCGCCGACGACTACGACCGCGAGGCGCTCTCGGTCGGCTACGACAACCTGTTCGTCGTGCCCGGCGCGCACTATGTCCCGCCGTTCGCCTCCGCGCACGCGACGGAGCCGTCGACCGATTACGAGTCCGACTCGGCGTACCACGCGGCTGCGGCGGGCGGCGAGTTGCTCGGCGAACCCGCGGCGGCCGTCGCGCGGCTCTACGGCGTCGCCGGCTTCGAGCCGACCCGCGGCGACGGCATCCCCGACCACGTCGCGGCGACGTTCGAGTTCCTCGGTACACTCGCCGCCGCCGAGGCGGACCGCAGAGAGGCCGGCGCTCGCGAGGCGGCCGACGCCCTGCGCGAACTGCAGCGACGCGCGCTGGCGCGACTCGGGTGGCTCGACGCCTTCCACGAACGCGTCCGCGACGAGGACCGCGTCGAGGGGGCGTTCGCCGCACTCGTCGGCGTCGCGCGGACGTTCGCCGCGTGGGACGCCCGCGCGGGCGTCGGCCCGTCCGGGGCGGACGACGGCACGGCGGCGTCGAACGGTACCGAGGAGCCGCCGGAGACGGCGGACGGGCCGCCGGAGGTGACCGACGACGCGCCGTAG